One stretch of Streptomyces peucetius DNA includes these proteins:
- a CDS encoding MBL fold metallo-hydrolase, producing MTPTTDEASVPLAHDHGGGVHSLRVPIPDNPLGHTLVHLLDTDRGPVLVDTGWDDPTAWEALTAGLAACGTSPAEIHGVVVTHHHPDHHGLSGRVREASGAWIAMHAADAGVVRRTRDAEPGLWLDYLAGKLQRAGAPEAHIAPLCAARAAGSTGGLPGLRPALPDRDIVPGELLDLAGRLLRAVWTPGHTPGHVCLHLEETHPAGRPGNGRLFSGDHLLPGITPHIGLYEDPDDATVTDPLGDYLDSLERVGRLAPAEVLPAHQHAFTGAAGRVRELLAHHEQRLTGLLALLAEPLTPWQVAERMEWNRPWEQIPYGSRNIAVSEAESHLRRLVKLGRAEPAAGGEPTRYVAV from the coding sequence ATGACGCCGACGACAGACGAGGCCTCGGTCCCGCTCGCCCACGACCACGGCGGCGGTGTCCACTCCCTGCGCGTCCCGATCCCGGACAACCCGCTCGGCCACACCCTGGTCCATCTGCTCGACACCGACCGCGGGCCGGTCCTCGTCGACACCGGCTGGGACGACCCCACCGCCTGGGAGGCGCTCACCGCGGGCCTGGCCGCCTGCGGCACCTCGCCCGCCGAGATCCACGGCGTCGTCGTCACCCACCACCATCCGGACCACCACGGCCTGTCCGGCCGGGTCCGCGAGGCGTCCGGCGCGTGGATCGCGATGCACGCCGCCGACGCCGGCGTCGTACGCCGCACCCGCGACGCAGAACCGGGCCTGTGGCTCGACTACCTCGCCGGCAAACTCCAGCGCGCCGGGGCACCCGAGGCACACATCGCCCCGCTGTGCGCCGCACGCGCCGCGGGCAGCACCGGCGGACTGCCCGGACTGCGCCCCGCCCTCCCCGACCGGGACATCGTCCCCGGCGAACTGCTCGACCTGGCGGGCCGCCTGCTGCGCGCCGTGTGGACACCCGGCCACACCCCCGGCCACGTCTGCCTCCATCTGGAAGAGACCCACCCGGCGGGCCGCCCCGGCAACGGCCGCCTCTTCTCCGGCGACCACCTGCTGCCCGGCATCACCCCGCACATCGGCCTCTACGAGGACCCCGACGACGCCACCGTCACCGACCCCCTCGGCGACTACCTCGACTCCCTGGAACGCGTCGGCCGTCTCGCCCCCGCCGAGGTGCTCCCCGCCCACCAGCACGCCTTCACCGGCGCCGCCGGCCGGGTACGGGAACTGCTCGCCCACCACGAGCAGCGCCTCACCGGACTGCTGGCGCTGCTGGCCGAGCCGCTCACCCCGTGGCAGGTGGCGGAGCGCATGGAGTGGAACAGGCCCTGGGAGCAGATTCCGTACGGCTCGCGCAACATCGCGGTCTCGGAGGCGGAGTCGCATCTGCGGCGGCTGGTGAAGCTGGGCCGGGCGGAGCCCGCGGCCGGCGGGGAGCCCACCCGGTACGTCGCCGTGTGA
- a CDS encoding prenyltransferase/squalene oxidase repeat-containing protein — MTTVRRCAAALVASAVLGLTAAPAALAAPSPSPSADLPTGLYGTGDPTYDGVWRQSLALLAQDTADVRPAKSAVGFLTGQQCASGGFPSYRADTAKDCDAELPLDTNASAAAVQALAALGGQDAVVKKTVDWLKSVQNKDGGWGYNPGGASDANSTSVVIGALAAAGGRPADAKSEAGRTPYDALLTFAKPCGGKDGGAFVYQVGTPGIVADSTAAAVLAAHGKGLAATGDDATDAKGTACEKTTSLEGAAHNGAAHLANGLAKTGHFDTPPMPGADDTSPKPDFGNTADAVVALSVQGLTEQAKKPLEWLRKNSAAWAKENGPAAYAQLIFAARAAGADPKDFGGTDLVTALSATGPAPQAAATASRAAEDEKKADDSSSFSTWWIVAVFFVAAMGAGFLLSGRRKNQS; from the coding sequence ATGACCACCGTTCGCCGCTGCGCAGCCGCGCTCGTCGCCTCGGCCGTGCTCGGCCTCACCGCCGCACCCGCCGCCCTCGCGGCCCCCTCCCCGTCGCCGTCCGCCGACCTGCCCACCGGTCTGTACGGCACCGGTGACCCGACGTACGACGGCGTCTGGCGGCAGTCCCTCGCGCTGCTCGCCCAGGACACGGCCGATGTGCGGCCCGCGAAGTCGGCCGTCGGCTTCCTGACGGGGCAGCAGTGCGCGAGCGGAGGCTTCCCGTCGTACCGCGCCGACACGGCGAAGGACTGCGACGCCGAGCTGCCGCTGGACACCAACGCCAGTGCCGCCGCCGTGCAGGCGCTCGCCGCGCTCGGCGGGCAGGACGCCGTCGTGAAGAAGACCGTCGACTGGCTGAAGTCCGTCCAGAACAAGGACGGCGGCTGGGGCTACAACCCCGGCGGCGCGAGCGACGCGAACTCCACGTCCGTCGTCATCGGCGCGCTCGCCGCGGCCGGCGGGCGCCCCGCCGACGCGAAGTCCGAGGCGGGCAGGACCCCGTACGACGCACTGTTGACGTTCGCGAAGCCGTGCGGCGGCAAGGACGGCGGCGCGTTCGTCTACCAGGTCGGGACTCCCGGCATCGTCGCCGACTCCACGGCCGCCGCCGTGCTCGCCGCCCACGGCAAGGGACTGGCGGCGACCGGCGACGATGCCACGGACGCCAAGGGAACGGCCTGCGAGAAGACCACGAGCCTCGAGGGCGCGGCCCACAACGGCGCCGCCCACCTGGCGAACGGCCTGGCGAAGACCGGCCACTTCGACACCCCGCCGATGCCCGGCGCCGACGACACCTCTCCCAAGCCCGACTTCGGCAACACCGCCGACGCCGTCGTGGCACTGTCCGTGCAGGGCCTCACCGAGCAGGCAAAGAAGCCGCTGGAGTGGCTGCGGAAGAACTCGGCCGCCTGGGCGAAGGAGAACGGCCCCGCCGCCTACGCCCAGCTGATCTTCGCCGCGCGGGCCGCCGGCGCCGACCCGAAGGACTTCGGCGGCACGGACCTGGTCACGGCGCTGTCCGCGACCGGCCCGGCGCCGCAGGCGGCGGCGACCGCGTCCCGGGCCGCGGAGGACGAGAAGAAGGCGGACGACTCGTCCTCCTTCAGCACCTGGTGGATCGTGGCCGTGTTCTTCGTCGCCGCCATGGGCGCGGGCTTCCTGCTCAGCGGCCGCAGGAAGAACCAGAGCTGA
- a CDS encoding SCO2322 family protein: protein MRRTRFLVLLGLGTLLTVLVAVPAQAAGYRYWSFWQSGDGRWTYATEGPATARPADGSVHGFRFSVSENSGDAAKPRRAPDFAAICAKTPAKDGTKRVALVIDPGTVKDAPQGETPPALRTACAQVAGTATTAEALAQVAKPLRYNSQALLCAISGYPKSGCGEQLSGPAAKPDPAEARTDDDGPSLGVYAGVAAILTLAAATLWQSRRRKR from the coding sequence ATGCGGCGCACCCGCTTCCTCGTCCTCCTCGGCCTCGGCACCCTGCTCACCGTGCTGGTCGCGGTTCCCGCCCAGGCGGCGGGCTACCGCTACTGGTCGTTCTGGCAGAGCGGCGACGGCCGGTGGACGTACGCCACCGAGGGCCCGGCCACCGCACGCCCCGCCGACGGGTCCGTGCACGGCTTCCGCTTCTCGGTGAGCGAGAACAGCGGGGACGCCGCGAAGCCGCGCAGGGCACCCGACTTCGCGGCGATATGCGCGAAGACGCCCGCGAAGGACGGCACGAAGCGGGTCGCCCTCGTCATCGATCCCGGTACGGTGAAGGACGCCCCCCAGGGCGAGACCCCGCCGGCCCTGCGCACCGCATGCGCGCAGGTCGCCGGGACGGCGACGACGGCGGAAGCCCTGGCGCAGGTGGCGAAGCCGCTGCGCTACAACAGCCAGGCCCTGCTGTGCGCGATCTCGGGCTACCCGAAGTCGGGCTGCGGCGAACAGCTCTCCGGCCCGGCGGCGAAGCCGGACCCCGCCGAGGCGAGGACGGACGACGACGGCCCGTCCCTGGGCGTCTACGCGGGCGTCGCGGCGATCCTGACCCTGGCCGCGGCAACGCTCTGGCAGTCCCGCCGCCGCAAGCGATGA